Genomic segment of Paenalkalicoccus suaedae:
TAGCTAAAAGTGTATTTATTAATGGGGAAGAAATTAAGATTGATGGTGGCATGACAAAGAAAATGATTTATTAGGAGAAATAGGATGACAAACATAAAATTAATTGCAACAGACATGGATGGAACACTATTAAACAAAAAAAGACAGATATCTGCTCGTACAATTGAGGCGATTAGAGAAGCACAGGCGCAGGGAATTATCGTTGCTGCTTGCACAGGACGAGACTTTTTTGAAGCGGAGGCGCCGATTCGGGAAGCTAATTTAACGATGCCGATAATCGGTGTTAACGGTGCAGATGTGAGATTAGAGGACGGTACAATGGTAGAGCGTAAAATTATTGCGCCTGAGCTATTCAAGAAGATCCGCGACGTATTAGAGGCACATGATGTTTACTATGAGGTCTACACGTCTAAAGGTGCCTTTACGAAGGATGTTGAAAGAGGAATTGATATTATAGTGGATGTCCTCATGTCGATCGAGGAAGTCCCTTCCGAAGAGTATGCCAGAGCATATGCGAAGGAACGCTTTCATCAAGGTGGCGTGAAGCTTGTAGATAACTATGAGACGCTGATTGAAACAGATCCTTTACTAAAGCTTCTAGCATTTTCTAAAGATGATGGGGCTCGTTTGGCCGTTCGTGAAAAGTTAAGTCAATACGATTTAGAGCTTAGTGCATCTGCAAAGGATAATATCGAAATTACTCATAAGAGCGCATCGAAGGGAATTGGATTAACAACACTCGCACATTACGTTGGTGTTGATATGGAAGAGACGATGGCGATCGGAGATAATGAGAATGATATCTCTATGCTACGCGCTGCTAAAGTTGGCGTGGCAATGGCAAATGCTGATGCAAGTATTCAAGCTCATGCCAATTGGGTTACAAAAACAAATCATGAGGATGGCGTTGCGTTCGCAATTGAACAAGTTTTAGCCGGCAATGCGCTAAATGTTTAGAGAACGGTCACTATGGGAAAAAAGTCAATGTGAACAAAATGTTGATTTTTTCTCACACAATTAAAACGGATGGTCTGATATACTATACGATGTCGTTAGCATGTATAGACAACTCAGTGAAAAGGAATGGTGATTAGAATGTTAAAAAAATTATTTGGTTTGGATAAGAAAGAAGTAGAAATGCCGGAAGCGGATGGTAAGGATATTATCATGAGCCCAGCTGATGGAGAGGTAGTTCCTTTATCGGAAGTACCAGACCCAACATTCGCTGAAAAAATGATGGGTGACGGAGTAGCCATCAAACCTGCAAATGGTTTAATCGTCTCTCCAGTTCATGGAGAAATCATGCAACTGTTCCCAACGAAGCACGCTGTTGGTATTAAGACAGTTAATGGATTAGAAATTCTCATCCACATCGGTATTGAAACAGTTAACATGCAAGGTGAGGGCTTTAAGGCTCACGTTAAAGAGGGTGACAAAGTCGCAACAGGCGATAAGCTAATCGAATTTGACATGGACTTAGTAAACGAGAAAGCGGAGAGCACAATCACACCAATTATTTTAACGAATGGTGACATTGTAGCTAGCGCAGAGAAGCATGAAAACCAGCAGGCAACTGCGGGTAGCACAACAATTATGACTGTATCAACAAAATAGTACTGGTAGGAGCGGGTGACTTTGTCACCCGTTTTTTTCATGAAAAAAAACGCCCTGAAATAGGGCGTTTTAAACAGTAATTATTAAACATCGACAACTGTTGTTGGATCGATAAAGATGAGTACGAGAGCTGCTACTACAAAACAGTAAATGGCGAAGTAGACAAGCTTACTCTTCTTAAGAAAATCAATTAGCCAGATAATTCCTAGGATCGAGAAGGTAAATGTTAATACAAATGTAACGATTAAGTTTGTGACACCGATATAATCGACCATTTCAGAAGTGAAATCCGTAATACCAAGAACCGTTGAACCTAAGATCACAGGAATAGAAAGTAAGAAAGAGTAGCGAACTGCAGTATCTTTGTCCATTCCTCGCAGTAAAGCCACAATTAGTGTGGAACCAGATCTCGAAATACCAGGTATAACAGCTAGAGTCTGACCTAGACCAACGATGATAGAATCCATTAACGTCATCGTAGAGGCATCCTTCTTACCAGTACGATGAAATTTCTCGATAAAGATAAGTGCGACACCAGTTACAGTCAGCGCAATTGCTATCATGAGTGGAGTCTTAAATGCTTCACCAAAGGAATCAGATAATATAAATCCAAGACCACCTGTAATGACAGTTGCAATTAAGATGTATACACCAAACCAAAATTCTGTGCGGTCTTGTCTATCACGTTTCATTATATAGCGGATAAAGCCAACAATAACTGACCAAAGGTCCTTCCAAAAATAAAGAATGACAGCTGAGACAG
This window contains:
- a CDS encoding undecaprenyl-diphosphate phosphatase, which gives rise to MTLIEAIIFGIVQGITEFLPVSSTAHIVITQLLFGYSFPGLGFEIFLHLASVSAVILYFWKDLWSVIVGFIRYIMKRDRQDRTEFWFGVYILIATVITGGLGFILSDSFGEAFKTPLMIAIALTVTGVALIFIEKFHRTGKKDASTMTLMDSIIVGLGQTLAVIPGISRSGSTLIVALLRGMDKDTAVRYSFLLSIPVILGSTVLGITDFTSEMVDYIGVTNLIVTFVLTFTFSILGIIWLIDFLKKSKLVYFAIYCFVVAALVLIFIDPTTVVDV
- a CDS encoding Cof-type HAD-IIB family hydrolase, with protein sequence MTNIKLIATDMDGTLLNKKRQISARTIEAIREAQAQGIIVAACTGRDFFEAEAPIREANLTMPIIGVNGADVRLEDGTMVERKIIAPELFKKIRDVLEAHDVYYEVYTSKGAFTKDVERGIDIIVDVLMSIEEVPSEEYARAYAKERFHQGGVKLVDNYETLIETDPLLKLLAFSKDDGARLAVREKLSQYDLELSASAKDNIEITHKSASKGIGLTTLAHYVGVDMEETMAIGDNENDISMLRAAKVGVAMANADASIQAHANWVTKTNHEDGVAFAIEQVLAGNALNV
- a CDS encoding PTS sugar transporter subunit IIA, with product MLKKLFGLDKKEVEMPEADGKDIIMSPADGEVVPLSEVPDPTFAEKMMGDGVAIKPANGLIVSPVHGEIMQLFPTKHAVGIKTVNGLEILIHIGIETVNMQGEGFKAHVKEGDKVATGDKLIEFDMDLVNEKAESTITPIILTNGDIVASAEKHENQQATAGSTTIMTVSTK